The following coding sequences lie in one Flexivirga oryzae genomic window:
- a CDS encoding aldehyde dehydrogenase, producing MTTQFDAAHLIGDKWLPASDGATFETRDPHDGSLLGTVPKGTAADGEAAITAARSAFDDGPWSTMAPKERARILHAVADNLDAHREELAQLETRDGGKTITQSLHAEIPRVAHNLRFFADYVSMAANEAYPDGDLLSYVLYPPAGVVSAISPWNAPLMLATWKIAPALAFGNTVVLKPAPQTPLTAHRFAELALEAGLPPGVLNVVHGFGGEAVAGPLTSDRRVDRITFTGSSATGVKILQSAALNHTPVSAEMGGKSANIIFEDADLDVAVPMSLRAIFGGNGQVCLSGSRLLVQNSIREEFVARFAEEAAKLTVGDPKDPDTFMGPLIEQRHLDKVHGYVELAQSEGGKVLTGGERLADASHSAGFYYPPTVITGLTNESRTAREEIFGPVETVLGFDTEEQALAITNDSPYGLAGMLFTQNLDRAHRMAARWKAGTVWINTFFERDLRLPFGGEGISGLGREGGQYSREFFTEPRAVTIRLRQA from the coding sequence ATGACAACGCAATTCGACGCCGCGCACCTCATCGGCGACAAGTGGCTGCCCGCCTCCGACGGTGCCACATTTGAGACCCGTGACCCGCACGACGGTTCGTTGCTCGGCACCGTTCCGAAGGGGACGGCCGCCGACGGCGAGGCCGCAATCACCGCCGCGCGGTCGGCTTTCGACGACGGTCCGTGGTCCACCATGGCTCCGAAGGAGCGTGCGAGGATCCTGCACGCCGTCGCCGACAATCTCGACGCGCATCGAGAAGAGCTGGCGCAGTTGGAGACTCGTGACGGCGGTAAAACCATCACGCAGTCGCTGCACGCCGAGATCCCACGGGTCGCACACAATCTGCGGTTCTTTGCCGACTATGTGTCGATGGCCGCCAACGAGGCGTACCCGGACGGCGATCTGCTCTCTTATGTGCTGTACCCGCCTGCGGGCGTGGTGTCGGCGATCAGCCCGTGGAATGCCCCGCTGATGCTTGCGACGTGGAAGATCGCTCCCGCCTTGGCATTCGGCAACACCGTGGTGCTCAAGCCGGCCCCGCAGACGCCGCTGACGGCACATCGGTTCGCGGAGCTGGCGCTCGAAGCAGGTCTGCCACCGGGCGTGCTGAACGTGGTGCATGGATTCGGCGGCGAAGCGGTCGCTGGACCGCTCACTTCCGACCGTCGTGTCGACCGGATCACTTTCACCGGGTCGAGCGCGACCGGCGTCAAGATCCTGCAGTCGGCAGCGCTCAACCACACCCCGGTGTCAGCGGAGATGGGCGGTAAATCGGCGAACATCATCTTCGAAGACGCGGATCTCGATGTGGCAGTGCCGATGTCGCTGCGTGCGATCTTCGGTGGCAACGGCCAGGTCTGTCTGTCCGGATCGCGGCTCCTTGTGCAGAACTCGATTCGGGAAGAATTCGTCGCGCGCTTCGCCGAGGAAGCTGCGAAGCTGACTGTCGGAGATCCCAAGGACCCCGATACCTTCATGGGGCCGCTCATCGAGCAGCGCCACCTCGACAAGGTGCATGGCTACGTCGAACTCGCCCAGTCGGAGGGAGGTAAGGTTCTCACCGGCGGCGAACGACTCGCCGACGCGTCGCACTCGGCTGGTTTCTACTATCCGCCGACGGTGATCACCGGGCTGACCAACGAATCCCGCACGGCCCGCGAGGAGATCTTCGGTCCGGTCGAGACAGTCCTCGGCTTCGACACCGAGGAGCAAGCGTTGGCCATCACCAACGACTCGCCCTACGGACTCGCCGGAATGCTGTTCACGCAGAATCTCGACCGAGCACATCGGATGGCGGCGCGCTGGAAGGCGGGCACGGTGTGGATCAACACATTCTTCGAACGCGATCTACGGCTGCCGTTCGGCGGCGAGGGCATCAGCGGATTGGGACGCGAAGGCGGTCAGTACTCCCGCGAATTCTTCACTGAACCCCGCGCTGTCACCATCCGACTGCGGCAGGCATAG
- a CDS encoding SDR family oxidoreductase: protein MSGEVCVVVGATGAMGEVITERLTAQGYRVLAVARSGEQLDKLCATNDSVIGCVADIGSDAAVDTISAALDAPVRMAVFAAGLPVRGSADTIEPSALATAANIKVAGPLRLLHAVRDRLAFDSRFVVVAGSLGVEPGPLDAGPGTANAALLNLMRQISALYGPKGVTTHVVAPGPIDTPRLRALVQTQADESGTSYEEIWSRYVAKTTLGRLPTLDEIGWLVTTLLAPEAAVLHGAVLAADGGTRHGIV, encoded by the coding sequence GTGTCCGGCGAAGTCTGCGTTGTCGTCGGCGCGACGGGCGCGATGGGCGAGGTCATCACTGAACGTCTCACCGCGCAGGGGTATCGAGTGCTCGCGGTGGCCCGCAGCGGGGAGCAGCTCGACAAGCTCTGCGCCACAAATGATTCCGTGATCGGCTGCGTCGCCGACATCGGGTCCGACGCCGCGGTCGACACGATCAGCGCCGCCCTCGACGCCCCGGTACGCATGGCCGTGTTCGCCGCAGGCCTGCCGGTGCGTGGCTCGGCCGACACCATCGAGCCGTCGGCGCTCGCGACGGCGGCAAACATCAAAGTGGCTGGGCCGCTGCGGTTGTTGCACGCAGTACGTGACCGGCTGGCGTTCGATTCGCGGTTTGTGGTGGTAGCCGGGTCCCTCGGCGTCGAGCCAGGGCCGCTCGACGCCGGTCCGGGGACGGCGAATGCGGCGCTGCTCAACCTGATGCGGCAGATCAGTGCCCTGTACGGCCCCAAAGGCGTCACGACGCATGTGGTTGCGCCGGGCCCCATTGACACACCACGACTAAGAGCTCTCGTGCAGACTCAGGCAGACGAGTCCGGTACATCGTACGAGGAGATCTGGAGCAGGTACGTCGCCAAGACCACGCTGGGCAGGCTGCCTACACTCGACGAAATCGGTTGGCTGGTAACCACTTTGCTTGCGCCAGAGGCGGCGGTACTGCACGGTGCGGTACTCGCCGCCGACGGCGGTACGCGGCACGGAATCGTCTGA
- a CDS encoding IS630 family transposase — protein sequence MRAEPVLISESDRELLKAWLRTPSMPSGLVTRARIVLWASEGVTMAAIAQRLSISRPTVTLWCQRFRELGPQGLADQPRSGRPATVDREKVIAATLTPPPASLGVTHWSSRLLAKRLKLDHGQVAKVWREMGIKPWGENTFKFSTDPELEAKVIDVVGLYLAPPEGAVVICIDEKTQIQALDRTQPALPMAPNHPAARTHDYIRHGTTSLFAGLEIGTGRVVGQCYDRHTHKEFLAFLKKVANAYPEVELHLVMDNYATHKKQEVKDWLAENPRITVHFTPTSASWMNMVEIWFSIIERQAIHRGTFRSVRELKAAIRAFINGWNPRSQPFVWTKTAEQILTKIDRKKTSATGH from the coding sequence ATGCGCGCCGAGCCGGTTCTGATATCTGAGTCTGATCGTGAGTTGTTGAAGGCCTGGCTGCGGACGCCGTCAATGCCGTCCGGGCTGGTGACGCGAGCGCGGATTGTGTTGTGGGCTTCGGAGGGTGTCACGATGGCGGCGATCGCGCAGCGGTTGTCGATCTCGCGGCCGACGGTGACGTTGTGGTGTCAGCGGTTTCGCGAGCTGGGGCCGCAGGGGTTGGCGGATCAGCCGCGCTCGGGGCGGCCGGCGACGGTGGACCGGGAGAAGGTGATCGCGGCAACGTTGACGCCTCCTCCGGCGAGTTTGGGTGTGACGCACTGGTCCTCGCGGCTGCTCGCCAAGCGTTTGAAGCTCGATCATGGGCAGGTCGCGAAGGTGTGGCGGGAGATGGGGATCAAGCCGTGGGGTGAGAACACGTTCAAGTTCTCCACTGACCCGGAGCTTGAGGCGAAGGTCATCGATGTCGTCGGGTTGTATCTGGCGCCGCCCGAGGGGGCGGTGGTGATCTGCATCGATGAGAAGACGCAGATTCAGGCTCTCGATCGCACGCAGCCGGCGTTGCCGATGGCTCCGAATCACCCGGCCGCGCGCACGCACGATTACATTCGGCACGGCACGACCAGCCTGTTCGCCGGATTGGAGATCGGAACGGGCAGGGTCGTCGGGCAGTGCTATGACCGGCACACCCATAAGGAGTTCCTCGCGTTCCTCAAGAAGGTCGCCAACGCGTACCCCGAGGTTGAGCTGCATCTGGTGATGGACAACTACGCCACCCATAAGAAGCAGGAGGTGAAGGACTGGCTCGCCGAGAACCCTCGGATTACAGTCCATTTCACTCCGACGTCGGCGTCGTGGATGAACATGGTCGAGATCTGGTTCTCGATCATCGAACGTCAAGCGATCCACCGCGGCACCTTCCGATCGGTCCGCGAGCTGAAGGCGGCGATCCGTGCGTTCATCAATGGCTGGAACCCGCGCTCGCAGCCGTTCGTCTGGACCAAGACTGCGGAGCAGATCCTCACGAAGATCGATCGCAAGAAGACTTCAGCCACGGGCCACTAG
- a CDS encoding IS1182 family transposase, whose product MTLGVTPSQADLFRSTTAFCEPRIGEDSIYGLLHRQCHRLFPDEMFADLFTDVGRRSVPPMIVAVVMVLQRFEGCSDREAVDRFAFDARWKYAAGGLDFDYPGFVHTVLVDMRARLAASDAPDRIFDAVLQVAKAAGLVGRKRVLDSTPLYDAVATMDTVTLIRSAIRGLLKACDAQLGARVRDVLARDDDYVGAGKPACDWDDQVARAVLVDELARDGMAALAVLEGRTVSEPVAAAGQLLATVLGQDLEQDADGVFAIARRVAKDRVISTVDPQARHGHKTAARSFDGYKGHLGLDPDSEIITATGVTPGNTGDAAAAQDLIADLLDTDDHDAGDHGDADEPGVYGDNAYGTGPIHDLLEAAGIDDKCKTQSPSNTGGLFAKDEFEVDLDADTVTCPAGQVSPIRRGKGGAGTARFGAACAECPLREQCTTSAKGRTIKVGAYERQLTDARGRQQDPGWVADYRATRPKVERKIGHLMRRKHGGRRARVRGTTKVAADFSLLAAAVNLVRLSVLAVTFTTGQGWAATA is encoded by the coding sequence GTGACGTTGGGAGTGACTCCGAGCCAGGCTGATTTGTTCCGTTCGACGACCGCGTTCTGCGAGCCGCGGATCGGCGAAGACTCGATCTACGGGTTGTTGCACCGGCAGTGCCACCGGTTGTTCCCGGACGAGATGTTCGCGGACTTGTTCACCGATGTTGGTCGCCGGTCGGTACCGCCGATGATCGTGGCGGTGGTGATGGTGTTGCAACGTTTCGAGGGGTGCAGTGACCGGGAAGCGGTCGACCGGTTCGCGTTCGACGCCCGGTGGAAGTACGCGGCGGGCGGGCTGGACTTCGATTACCCGGGATTCGTGCACACGGTGCTGGTTGATATGCGGGCCCGGCTGGCCGCCTCGGATGCGCCGGACCGGATCTTCGATGCCGTGCTGCAGGTGGCCAAGGCTGCCGGACTGGTCGGGCGTAAACGGGTGCTGGACTCCACCCCGTTGTATGACGCGGTCGCCACGATGGACACGGTCACGTTGATCCGGTCGGCGATCCGTGGGCTGCTCAAGGCGTGTGATGCGCAGTTGGGGGCGCGGGTCCGGGACGTGCTGGCCCGTGATGATGACTACGTGGGCGCGGGGAAACCGGCCTGTGACTGGGACGACCAGGTCGCCCGGGCGGTGTTGGTCGATGAGTTGGCTCGGGACGGGATGGCCGCCCTGGCCGTGTTGGAGGGGCGGACGGTCAGTGAACCGGTGGCCGCGGCGGGGCAGTTGCTGGCCACCGTGCTGGGGCAGGACCTGGAACAAGACGCTGACGGGGTGTTCGCGATCGCGCGGCGGGTCGCCAAAGATCGGGTGATCTCCACGGTCGACCCGCAGGCCCGGCACGGGCACAAGACCGCCGCACGCTCCTTCGACGGGTACAAGGGGCACCTGGGCCTCGACCCGGACAGTGAGATCATCACCGCTACCGGCGTGACCCCGGGCAACACCGGTGATGCCGCGGCCGCACAAGACCTGATCGCTGATCTCCTCGACACCGACGATCACGATGCCGGCGATCACGGCGACGCGGATGAGCCTGGCGTGTATGGGGATAACGCGTACGGGACTGGGCCGATCCACGACTTGCTGGAGGCTGCCGGGATCGATGACAAGTGCAAGACCCAGTCGCCGTCCAATACTGGTGGCCTGTTCGCCAAGGACGAGTTCGAGGTGGACTTGGACGCTGACACGGTGACCTGCCCGGCGGGGCAAGTCTCGCCGATCCGGCGCGGGAAGGGTGGTGCCGGCACGGCACGTTTCGGGGCGGCGTGTGCCGAGTGCCCGCTACGGGAGCAGTGCACTACCTCCGCGAAGGGCCGCACCATCAAGGTCGGCGCCTATGAACGGCAGCTGACCGATGCCCGCGGGCGGCAACAGGACCCGGGATGGGTGGCCGACTACCGGGCTACCCGCCCGAAGGTCGAACGCAAGATCGGGCACCTGATGCGCCGCAAGCACGGCGGGCGCAGGGCACGGGTCCGCGGCACGA
- a CDS encoding tautomerase family protein, which translates to MPIAHFHVPAATFDAEQERELLERASATYSRVLDSPIERVRAFLVHYPASSIAVGGIVDNDSPAPYFTAIVLAGRSVEQRHELLTALTDDIVDTLGVDVSGVRGQIIEVSPDNWGIAGRPASGVRATEIADRAASATA; encoded by the coding sequence ATGCCCATTGCCCATTTTCATGTGCCGGCAGCCACATTCGACGCCGAGCAGGAACGGGAACTGCTCGAACGGGCCAGCGCGACCTACTCGCGGGTGCTCGACTCGCCGATCGAACGGGTCCGCGCCTTCCTGGTGCACTACCCAGCGTCGTCGATCGCCGTCGGTGGAATTGTCGACAACGACTCTCCCGCACCGTACTTCACCGCGATCGTGCTCGCCGGTCGCAGCGTGGAACAACGCCACGAATTGCTGACCGCATTGACCGATGACATCGTCGACACCCTCGGCGTCGACGTCTCTGGCGTGCGCGGCCAGATCATCGAGGTGTCGCCGGACAACTGGGGCATCGCCGGGCGGCCCGCCAGCGGTGTACGGGCAACAGAAATCGCTGACCGAGCGGCGTCGGCAACCGCATAA